DNA sequence from the Bacteroides intestinalis DSM 17393 genome:
AAAACCCAACTTTTAGACCCCTCCTAGGGACAAAAACCCAACTTTTATTCATCTTCTTTTTCTTCTCCAATCATTCCGGGGAGTATTTCTACTTCTTTTAATAATACGGATAAACAATATTCTGCTTTATTTGAAATTTTATTCCAGTTATCTCTAACATATTCGCCTAGATAAAGCATCTTAGTTACTACTGCTTTATAGTTGCTTAATGTAATCTGTGGAATAAACTGCTGCAAATGCTCGTCCTTCATTGCAAAGTGCAAAGAACAAAAATTCGTTATCATCTTCTTTTGTCCTTTTAATAGTTCTTCTTCCTTCTTTGATAATGCAGACTTAATAACTTTGAAATTAAGTTTATAAGGCTGTGTATCGCCTGAATTACGATAAACTTCTGCCATTTCAAACCAGCAATCAGCCTGTTCAAACAAATCATCGTAAACAGGGCGTATTACACGTTTATACAAATCTTTAAATTCGGGGTATTTATCTTCTAATTTTAAGAATTTCCGAAATCTATCCACATAGATAGAAAAACCACCTTTTTCTTTCCATGAGCTAATCAGCATATACATTCTTATTGTATATCTACTTTGCGCTCTTAAAGCTATCTCTTTTATATAGCGTGTAAAACCTCTATCAACATTAATGAAAACTTTAGCAACCTCTCTATCCATTTCTAAAGAAAAACCTCTTGAATAAGGAGTTTTGGGTATATTTGCCTTAGTGAATAAACCAGTAATAGACCAACTATCCTCACCTGTTATTGGGTCTTTAACATCAAGCTCTACAGGAATACTGATTAATTTACGAACCATGCTTTTTACTTCCTTGTATTGGTCTGGATTAACGCCCAAATCCCGATATGCGATATCTACTCTTATACGGTCTGAATATTCTTGAAATAAAGATAATTGCTCGCATGGAATAGATGTACCATATTTATCTAGATGCTGAATACTTAATTCTATGACATCCTGTAATTTCTCTATAACAGCAATTAAGATTCTAATCTGTACTGTCTTAAAATCACCAGCCATTAATGTAACTACATTAGGTTGTTTCAGCCATGTGGGATTTTCTGGGAGTTTCACAGGAAGATTTGTACGAGGATGCCCTTTCCTAATTCTAACAATCTCACCGTCTATTTCTTCTTTTTCTTCTTTCACCGCACGTTTTCGGGCTTTTATTTCTCTATTTACCATCGCTTATTATTTTGACTGATTAATACTCCAAAAAAAAGTAGAATAAAGAACACAAACATAAACTTGGCTATATAAAATAGCCCTATGAAAATCATTCTAAAAATAGCAATGATAATTTCTAATAGATTTCTTATTATGTTCCTCCAGTCCATTTTCTTTGTTTTATAATTCCTGTCGCCAAAGCTCCGGCTGCACTATTGTATAACCAGCACTTTGCAAATATACTCTTTTAAATTCATCGGGCAACGTTCCTTCAAGGAATTGCTTTTTATGCCTTGATGCAGTTCGGCGGTCATATGGACTATTTTTAGACCAACCTCTTTTAAGAATTAGTTCCTTAAAGCATTCATCTAATGTTTTTGCTTTATCTATCATAATCTTTTCGTAAAGAAATTATAGGGTTTTTCATCCCTTTATACGTTTCACAAGGATTTCCTAACAGTTCGCACATAACAAAATGTACAATTTTTCCTTCATCCAATGATAAATTCGATTTATTTGCTAATTCTACAACTAATGTATATTGATAACTATAGTTCTCAACAACAATTTCTTTTTCATTGGAAACTTCATTGTAAATCTTTCTATACTTATGCCATAAAGACGTATTAAAAAGCTCTACCGTAAGAAAATTGTTTACCTGCTCTGTTGTATAGTCTTCTGGCAAACGTTTCCCTGTAAGTCTATAAACAGCCTCCATTTTTGCTTTTTTTCCTACAAACTTTTTTTTCCCAATCATCTGACAAGAAGGAAGTTCATCCCTAGATATAAAAGGCTTCAAATCTGACACCCTACGATATACCTTATATTCAATAAACATTCTATCTATATTTTGATTATATGACATCTATTCCCTTTCACACTATTCGAAAAATTATGGTCATTTATCCCAATCATAATTATCGTAATCTATTTCCTTTCCTGTAGCATGGCATTCAGCCACATAATCAGCCCATTTTTTTCGCTTCGTCACATCAAAAGGCATACGTAGAAACTCATCCTTCCAAGGCTGTATAAAGTAACCAAAATCGTGTTTGTTCGTTACATACTGAACAGCATCTCTAATGGCGTTATACTCATATCCTTCTTTCAACAATGGTTCGTCACCCAGTTTAGAGTATATGTTTGCCACTTCCCGAAGCATCTTTGCAAATTCTTTGTATGTGGCAAAATTCTTTTCTTTTTTATCCATAATCATTCTTTTTTGTTTTGAGTATTAATTTTTTTCGATGAAAGTATTGGTTGTATTCAACACCCCGGCTGAATCTCGACTTTTGCCATCTCTTATGAAGATTCCTTCTTCTTTCAACCGTTCATAATCAAATTCATTCATCATGATAATGACAATATTTTCATTTGTATATAGCTTACACTTCATAAATTGAGTACCTTCTATTTTTCCAATTACGTCTATTTGGATTGTTCTTTCATTCATAATTCGTTTATTTATATATCGATTTGAGGATTATTCTTGTTTTTTTACTTCATATCCCTTTTCTCTGAGATACGCTGCTATATACTCATCATCTCCGACATCATTAAGGACATCGAAAAGATAACCTTTTACATAACTGGCTACTGCAACCGCATTTGCATACTCGATGTTCTGCGAAATGAATCTCACTTTCTCTGTTCTTCCTAAGCCTCTGAAGGCTTCTTCAATTTTGCTCATATTTATACTGTTTTACGCTAATTCTGTTTCAATAAACTTCATCATCTGATTGTGAAAAGAACCACTCCTTTTTTGCGCAGCCTTACAATCATCAATGGAAAGATTCGATTCCTTAATTATCCCTATTGCGATTGCTGGCATATCTCTGACTACTACAATATGCTGAACAGCAAACCAAATACCATCAATAAATTCATTATTCATATCTTCATTTTATTGGTTAAAACTCATATTCACTTTCATTGAAATTTTCGATTGAATAAATTAAACCACCGAAGTCACCTGCTGAGAAGCCTCCAGTAATATTACTTCGATGTGTTCCCTTATACTTACCAAAGGTTAATGTTCTTTCTTGATTCATTACTATTCTGTTATGCGTTATTTGGTATGATAATCCCATTTTATCTTGACTTATATATCTGGAAAAGAGACCTGTGAACTAAAGACTACTCTTTCTTTTCCTTACGCCTCGATTTGAGAAATTCTTTAGCCGCTTCTTTGTCCTCATGTACTTCATCTGATACATAATATATTATAGCCTTTGAATTGTGAGGATTGTTTTTCCACTTTCTTCCTATTGCATCCGGATTTACAACATATCCTTCTTTTGCCCATTGCAGGGCTGTTAGGCTCTTTTGGTTCATTCTCTTATACCAAAGAACCTTACGATGCATTTTTGTCCGGGGAGTAATTACTCCGTCTGCACATACCAGTCCTTCACAGTTGTAACCGGGGCTTTCCAGAAATTCAATTTCTTTTTGAATTTCTTTTATGCTCATTTTCTCGATGCGTTCCATGTATTGTGCAATCGTTTCATCTGTCATATCCGCTGCCATATTTCATGAATTTATGTATTAAAATAAGGCTATTAACTAGTTTAATAGCCCATTTTTGATTTCAAATACTATCAAACGTATT
Encoded proteins:
- a CDS encoding replication initiation protein, which translates into the protein MVNREIKARKRAVKEEKEEIDGEIVRIRKGHPRTNLPVKLPENPTWLKQPNVVTLMAGDFKTVQIRILIAVIEKLQDVIELSIQHLDKYGTSIPCEQLSLFQEYSDRIRVDIAYRDLGVNPDQYKEVKSMVRKLISIPVELDVKDPITGEDSWSITGLFTKANIPKTPYSRGFSLEMDREVAKVFINVDRGFTRYIKEIALRAQSRYTIRMYMLISSWKEKGGFSIYVDRFRKFLKLEDKYPEFKDLYKRVIRPVYDDLFEQADCWFEMAEVYRNSGDTQPYKLNFKVIKSALSKKEEELLKGQKKMITNFCSLHFAMKDEHLQQFIPQITLSNYKAVVTKMLYLGEYVRDNWNKISNKAEYCLSVLLKEVEILPGMIGEEKEDE